The Methylomonas montana genome has a window encoding:
- a CDS encoding 4Fe-4S dicluster domain-containing protein has translation MALQIIESCVNCYACEPLCPSKAIYMSEKAGHFRINPKKCTECEGDYKDTQCASICPIEGAILDALGVPINPPGSLTGIPPEKMAEAMAELQAH, from the coding sequence GCCTTACAAATTATCGAATCCTGCGTCAACTGTTATGCCTGCGAGCCATTGTGCCCCAGCAAGGCTATCTATATGTCCGAAAAAGCCGGGCATTTCAGGATCAACCCGAAAAAATGCACCGAATGCGAAGGCGATTATAAAGATACCCAATGCGCCAGCATCTGCCCGATCGAAGGAGCGATCCTCGATGCCTTGGGTGTGCCGATCAATCCGCCCGGCTCATTGACCGGTATTCCGCCGGAAAAAATGGCAGAAGCGATGGCGGAACTGCAAGCCCATTGA
- a CDS encoding ArsC/Spx/MgsR family protein — protein MATVHFYEKPGCLNNTRQKQLLSAAGHLLVIYDLLQHPWANDPAKLRSFFGDKPVSDWFNRSAPAVKQGLIDPDALDEQQAIELMVAQPLLIRRPLMEADNRRVSGFDEAEVDAWLGLKSPPTGKDLESCPRQSHAEACKP, from the coding sequence ATGGCCACCGTCCATTTTTACGAAAAGCCGGGGTGTTTGAACAATACCCGGCAAAAGCAGCTGTTGAGTGCCGCTGGGCATTTGCTGGTGATTTACGATCTGTTGCAGCATCCTTGGGCTAACGACCCTGCCAAACTGCGCTCGTTTTTCGGCGATAAACCGGTGTCGGATTGGTTTAACCGCAGCGCACCGGCCGTCAAGCAGGGCTTGATCGATCCCGATGCATTGGACGAACAACAGGCTATCGAGTTAATGGTGGCCCAGCCCTTATTGATTCGCCGGCCTTTGATGGAAGCCGACAATCGGCGCGTCAGCGGCTTCGACGAAGCGGAGGTCGATGCCTGGCTAGGCTTGAAATCACCGCCGACCGGTAAGGATCTGGAAAGCTGCCCCAGACAGTCGCATGCCGAGGCTTGCAAGCCATGA
- a CDS encoding FprA family A-type flavoprotein, which translates to MNSLKLESDDGVPLAIALSERVYWVGAFDPNLRTFDIILKTANGTSYNAYVIRGSEGVAVIDTVKEGFANDFFARLESVADYSEIKVIVLNHLEPDHTGALPELMKRAPQAQLFISQKAQSMLKGLLKQDELSFTPVVTGDKVSLGDRSLEFLHTPYLHWPDTQCTYAPEEAMLFSGDVFGCHFCDKRLYNDKVGDFRFSFEYYYAHIMRPFKEYVVHALELIEPLPLKLIAPTHGPILRDHPQHYIQRYRQLSTPALHNELKPNQKTLLIFYISSYGNTRRMAEAIYQGAMQVEDVRVSLYDLEGGEVSPFVDLIEEAEGLVLGTPTINGDAVKPIWDLLSSLTVVNLKNKLGGVFGSYGWTGEGVRLVEDRLRGLKLRVPIPGLRVKLIPTDDEILECKAFGLELAQELTGIRESKVINFADL; encoded by the coding sequence ATGAACAGCCTAAAGTTGGAGAGCGACGACGGCGTACCGCTGGCGATAGCGCTCTCGGAGCGAGTGTATTGGGTCGGCGCGTTCGATCCGAATCTACGCACTTTCGACATCATCCTGAAAACCGCCAACGGCACCAGCTACAACGCTTATGTGATTCGCGGCAGCGAAGGCGTAGCGGTGATCGACACTGTCAAGGAAGGCTTTGCCAACGACTTTTTTGCCCGGCTGGAAAGCGTCGCCGATTATTCGGAAATCAAAGTCATCGTCCTCAATCATTTGGAGCCCGATCACACCGGTGCCTTGCCGGAACTGATGAAACGGGCGCCGCAAGCGCAGTTGTTCATTTCCCAAAAAGCTCAATCCATGTTGAAAGGCCTGCTGAAACAGGATGAATTGAGTTTTACGCCAGTCGTGACCGGCGACAAGGTATCGCTGGGCGACCGCAGCCTGGAGTTTTTGCACACCCCGTATCTGCACTGGCCGGACACGCAATGTACCTATGCGCCGGAAGAGGCCATGTTGTTCTCCGGTGATGTATTTGGTTGCCATTTTTGCGATAAGCGCTTGTACAACGACAAGGTCGGCGACTTTCGGTTTTCCTTCGAATACTACTACGCTCATATCATGCGGCCGTTCAAGGAATACGTGGTACACGCCTTGGAGTTGATCGAGCCGTTGCCGCTGAAATTGATCGCACCCACTCACGGCCCGATTCTGCGCGACCATCCGCAGCATTACATCCAGCGCTACCGGCAGTTGTCTACGCCGGCCTTGCACAACGAACTCAAGCCCAACCAGAAAACCCTTTTAATTTTTTATATCAGCTCCTACGGCAACACCCGGCGCATGGCCGAAGCGATTTATCAGGGCGCGATGCAAGTCGAGGACGTACGCGTGTCCTTGTACGACCTGGAAGGCGGCGAGGTCTCGCCATTCGTCGATCTGATCGAGGAAGCCGAAGGCTTGGTGTTGGGCACGCCGACTATTAACGGCGATGCGGTCAAGCCGATCTGGGATTTGTTGTCCTCGCTGACCGTGGTCAATCTGAAAAATAAACTGGGCGGCGTATTCGGTTCTTACGGTTGGACCGGAGAAGGCGTGCGCTTGGTCGAAGACCGCTTGCGCGGCCTGAAGTTGCGGGTGCCGATACCGGGCCTCAGGGTCAAGCTGATTCCGACCGACGACGAGATTTTGGAATGCAAGGCCTTCGGCCTGGAACTGGCTCAGGAGTTGACCGGGATCAGAGAGTCGAAAGTCATTAATTTTGCGGATCTGTAA
- a CDS encoding 2Fe-2S iron-sulfur cluster-binding protein, translating into MAKSTITFEDINVTVTVPAGTRVIEVSEKVGSGITYGCREGDCGTCIMKVTSGWNNLTEPSVLEDKILRENMAGKHNRLACQAQVLGGEISLKPV; encoded by the coding sequence ATGGCCAAATCGACCATTACATTTGAAGATATTAATGTGACTGTTACCGTCCCGGCCGGCACCCGAGTGATCGAGGTTTCCGAAAAAGTGGGATCGGGTATTACCTACGGTTGCCGGGAAGGCGACTGCGGCACCTGCATCATGAAGGTGACCTCCGGTTGGAACAATCTGACCGAGCCGTCGGTATTGGAAGACAAAATTTTGCGGGAAAACATGGCCGGCAAACACAACCGTCTGGCGTGCCAAGCGCAAGTATTGGGCGGGGAAATTTCCCTTAAACCCGTTTAA
- a CDS encoding 2Fe-2S iron-sulfur cluster-binding protein: MALITFTSPEYRDKTVYAVAGSHTQTILKLALENKIPINFECEDGECGTCAVRVTSIDKKMERMGGTMTEKEKSLLKQIGKVTTEQLEQMIVDDLPPEWRLACQMIVRDEDIRVEY, encoded by the coding sequence ATGGCATTAATCACATTTACCAGTCCCGAATATCGGGATAAAACCGTTTACGCCGTAGCCGGCAGCCATACTCAAACGATTTTGAAGTTGGCGCTGGAAAATAAAATTCCCATCAATTTCGAATGCGAAGACGGCGAGTGCGGCACTTGCGCGGTCCGGGTCACCAGCATCGATAAAAAAATGGAGCGTATGGGTGGCACGATGACCGAGAAGGAAAAATCCCTGCTGAAACAGATCGGGAAAGTGACGACCGAACAGTTGGAGCAAATGATCGTCGACGATTTGCCGCCCGAGTGGCGCTTGGCGTGTCAGATGATCGTCAGGGATGAAGATATTCGGGTCGAATATTAA
- a CDS encoding nitrogen fixation protein NifQ: MKKSRQHIYQDLMACAGQSPNRVWLAQIIASWSVGDGVLPDSLGLSSEQFQQLLDHYFPGYPLAEQAYSGSSLDYSRMLEKQDLEILLVQFASQSGVETEWLIAMIVSACLGNDHLWQDLGLWSRSDLSALLAHNFPELVNRNSKDMKWKKFLYKQLCEAEGLYVCRAPSCEVCKDYQQCFGPED, from the coding sequence ATGAAGAAGTCGCGGCAGCACATTTATCAAGATCTGATGGCCTGCGCCGGCCAGTCGCCCAATCGCGTCTGGCTGGCGCAAATCATCGCCAGCTGGTCGGTCGGCGATGGGGTACTCCCCGACAGTTTGGGTTTGAGTTCTGAGCAGTTTCAACAACTTCTCGACCATTATTTCCCCGGTTACCCCTTGGCCGAGCAGGCGTATTCAGGCAGCAGTCTGGATTACAGCCGGATGTTGGAAAAACAGGATCTGGAAATCCTGCTGGTGCAATTCGCATCGCAGTCCGGAGTCGAAACCGAATGGCTGATCGCGATGATCGTCTCGGCTTGCCTGGGCAACGATCACTTGTGGCAGGATTTGGGCTTGTGGTCGCGTAGCGACCTGTCGGCGCTGTTGGCGCATAATTTCCCCGAACTGGTGAATCGCAACAGCAAGGATATGAAATGGAAGAAGTTTCTGTATAAACAGCTTTGCGAAGCGGAAGGTTTATACGTTTGCCGGGCACCGTCCTGCGAAGTTTGTAAAGACTATCAGCAGTGTTTCGGGCCGGAGGATTGA
- a CDS encoding TonB-dependent receptor, protein MRTTTKISPALLMLPGMMAMPLVLQAADKQEISTLSDVIVSEESEDGRPETPSKTDFSTPKTKVTKKAIEKTNAVTTVDSVKYESGVFARQRYIGDQNAPIGMRGSNPYQGGRVMAFMDGMPIWNPLQISFNGSPRWGLIGPGEIKSVDILSGPFSAEYSGNAMGGVINYNTLMPQKREIYTEATYFVQPYEFEGTKANLQGFKTFGSYGDKFGDFSTYFSYNHIENEGQPMTPQHGVDNPAAATGARLANATTGANLERNPRTGALRYNYGDDGIQHSTDNLYKWKANYAITPELDTMFTAAYQEFERTNVGQSFITDVNGNTIYPSQYARYSVNGRVLTNNPTTLGASTQKRETLTLGWGLKGRIIGNWFNNTNISLFDILKDQTISSNYHPNDPNRVTTGRDSSFDDSGWFSLSTKFNNDEFLGRKDLSFSTGYEFQHSRILLTQYNLSNYATNTKISGNPISSQSGGTTDTHALFGQLSWRFMQDWDATIGTRLERWNTYDGIYLTSTAPTGSGLTNAQAMAGALNPTDRQVSRWSPKFSLGYEPGRWKFRYSVGKAYKFPLPEELFGNSSGVSGNVSFADATLKPEDGTHHNLLAEYDFNNGYIRLNLFHENVRNAIYNQSIYLPGSSVLSTLVSSIGEVETDGLDFTVNHDRVFGSNFDVKLNTTILNAEIIENERNPAYVGKQFPLMPNYRANLLTTYHYGNDWDFSVGTRYSGRQFSQLDNSDLQLPYYSAFSESVYVDLKATYRFNKAGHVSAGIDNINDYQAFYNHPLPQRTFFAQVGYKF, encoded by the coding sequence ATGCGTACAACAACAAAAATTAGCCCCGCACTATTGATGCTGCCCGGCATGATGGCCATGCCGCTGGTTCTCCAAGCCGCCGATAAGCAGGAAATCTCGACATTATCCGATGTCATCGTCAGCGAGGAATCGGAAGACGGCCGACCGGAAACCCCTTCCAAAACCGATTTTTCTACGCCGAAAACCAAGGTTACCAAGAAAGCGATTGAGAAAACTAACGCGGTAACGACGGTTGACTCCGTCAAATATGAATCAGGGGTGTTTGCCCGGCAGCGTTATATCGGCGACCAGAACGCGCCTATCGGTATGCGCGGCTCCAATCCCTATCAAGGCGGTCGGGTGATGGCTTTCATGGACGGCATGCCGATTTGGAATCCGTTGCAAATCAGCTTTAACGGTTCGCCGCGCTGGGGCCTGATCGGTCCGGGCGAAATCAAATCCGTGGATATATTATCCGGACCATTTTCCGCCGAATACAGCGGCAATGCGATGGGCGGCGTGATCAACTACAACACATTGATGCCGCAAAAACGCGAGATATACACCGAAGCGACCTATTTCGTGCAACCTTACGAATTCGAAGGCACAAAAGCCAATTTGCAAGGTTTTAAGACCTTCGGCTCTTACGGCGATAAGTTCGGCGATTTCAGCACCTATTTCTCGTACAACCATATCGAGAACGAAGGACAACCGATGACGCCGCAGCATGGTGTCGACAATCCCGCCGCCGCGACAGGAGCAAGATTAGCCAACGCGACGACGGGCGCCAATCTCGAGAGAAATCCACGGACCGGCGCATTGCGCTATAACTATGGCGACGATGGCATTCAACATTCGACCGATAATCTGTATAAATGGAAAGCCAACTATGCGATTACGCCAGAACTGGATACGATGTTTACAGCTGCCTACCAGGAATTCGAAAGAACCAATGTCGGCCAATCGTTTATTACGGACGTCAATGGCAACACCATATATCCATCGCAGTATGCGCGCTATAGCGTGAATGGACGAGTTCTCACTAACAACCCGACCACCTTAGGCGCAAGCACTCAAAAGCGCGAAACATTAACGTTAGGTTGGGGATTGAAGGGGCGCATCATTGGAAATTGGTTTAACAATACCAATATTAGCCTTTTCGATATTCTTAAAGACCAAACGATAAGCTCAAACTATCACCCTAACGACCCTAACCGGGTGACTACCGGACGGGATAGTTCTTTTGACGATTCCGGTTGGTTCAGTCTGTCTACAAAATTCAATAACGACGAGTTTTTAGGCCGTAAAGACCTGTCTTTTTCTACCGGTTACGAATTTCAGCATTCGAGAATTTTATTAACGCAATACAATTTAAGCAATTACGCAACCAATACTAAAATTTCCGGTAATCCGATCAGCAGCCAAAGCGGCGGCACAACCGATACCCACGCACTGTTTGGACAACTCAGTTGGCGCTTCATGCAAGATTGGGATGCCACGATCGGCACACGCCTCGAGCGCTGGAATACTTATGACGGCATTTATTTAACATCAACAGCCCCAACAGGAAGTGGATTAACCAATGCCCAAGCAATGGCGGGCGCATTGAATCCAACAGACAGACAAGTGTCGAGATGGTCGCCTAAATTCTCGCTGGGTTATGAGCCGGGCCGCTGGAAATTTCGTTATTCCGTCGGCAAAGCCTATAAATTTCCGCTGCCTGAAGAATTATTTGGCAACTCGAGCGGCGTCAGCGGCAACGTCTCTTTTGCGGACGCCACATTGAAACCCGAGGATGGCACTCATCACAACTTGCTGGCCGAGTATGACTTTAATAACGGCTATATTCGCTTGAACCTTTTCCACGAAAATGTCCGTAACGCGATTTATAACCAATCGATATATCTGCCGGGTAGTTCGGTGTTAAGCACCTTGGTTTCATCGATAGGCGAAGTAGAAACCGACGGTCTGGATTTTACTGTCAATCATGATCGGGTGTTTGGGTCCAATTTCGACGTAAAACTCAATACCACCATCCTCAATGCCGAAATCATCGAGAACGAGCGCAACCCTGCCTATGTGGGCAAGCAATTTCCTTTGATGCCGAACTATAGAGCCAATTTGCTGACCACTTACCACTATGGCAATGATTGGGATTTTTCAGTCGGCACCCGTTATTCGGGCAGACAGTTTTCGCAACTGGATAATTCGGATTTGCAATTGCCGTATTACAGCGCGTTTAGCGAATCGGTCTATGTCGACTTGAAAGCCACCTACCGCTTCAACAAGGCAGGTCATGTATCGGCCGGTATCGACAATATCAACGACTACCAAGCGTTTTACAATCACCCATTACCGCAGCGCACCTTCTTCGCGCAAGTGGGATATAAGTTTTAA
- a CDS encoding TlpA family protein disulfide reductase, with protein MNIKNTLAALALMLAGNQGVMADQTAIKPFKPGSYQQILAANANQPLMLAVWSVDCPSCLKDMEILNKIHEKRPALKIVMLATDDAEALPEIQRIIDSHKLSGLENWAFVSDNPEKLRYEIDPAWYGELPRTYFFDATHQREGKSGAMSLEEFEAQFSKMRM; from the coding sequence ATGAACATCAAAAACACGCTGGCGGCCTTGGCGTTAATGTTGGCCGGCAACCAAGGGGTTATGGCGGATCAGACGGCGATCAAGCCGTTCAAGCCTGGCAGCTATCAACAGATTTTGGCGGCAAACGCCAATCAACCGTTGATGTTGGCGGTTTGGTCGGTGGATTGCCCGTCTTGCTTGAAAGACATGGAAATCCTGAACAAGATTCACGAGAAACGCCCGGCGTTGAAAATCGTGATGCTGGCGACCGACGACGCGGAAGCGTTGCCGGAGATTCAGCGCATCATCGATAGTCATAAACTGAGCGGCTTGGAAAATTGGGCGTTTGTCTCGGATAACCCGGAAAAACTGCGTTACGAAATCGATCCGGCTTGGTACGGCGAATTGCCCAGGACTTATTTCTTCGACGCGACGCATCAACGCGAGGGCAAGAGCGGGGCGATGTCATTGGAAGAATTCGAAGCGCAATTTAGCAAGATGAGGATGTAA
- a CDS encoding REP-associated tyrosine transposase, with product MTEYRRFYIPNAMWFFTVNLAERKNNYLLIDKIDVLRNAFRYVKQRRPFQIDAIVILPEHLHCIWTLPPDDGDFSVRWNMLKGRFSRSIDHGERISKSRQKRHERGIWQRRLWAHLIEDQDDYNRHVDYIHWNPVKHGHVKSAIDWPYSSFHRFVKQGVYEENWGESEEPDIKGIE from the coding sequence ATGACAGAATACCGTCGATTTTACATACCCAACGCCATGTGGTTTTTCACCGTCAATCTTGCGGAGCGGAAAAACAACTATTTGTTGATTGATAAGATCGATGTATTGCGAAATGCTTTTCGATATGTAAAACAACGCAGACCTTTCCAAATTGATGCCATTGTCATATTGCCTGAACACTTACATTGTATTTGGACATTACCGCCCGATGACGGTGATTTTTCTGTCAGATGGAATATGTTGAAAGGACGGTTTTCCAGGTCAATTGACCATGGAGAAAGAATTTCAAAAAGCCGCCAAAAACGCCACGAACGAGGTATTTGGCAGCGGCGATTGTGGGCACATTTGATCGAAGACCAAGACGATTACAATCGCCATGTCGATTATATTCATTGGAATCCGGTAAAGCACGGCCATGTCAAAAGCGCAATCGATTGGCCGTATTCAAGTTTTCACCGTTTTGTGAAACAGGGTGTTTATGAAGAAAATTGGGGGGAGAGCGAAGAGCCGGATATTAAAGGTATCGAGTAA
- a CDS encoding class I SAM-dependent methyltransferase has protein sequence MKITKNFCQSVSLSIPKKVQCNICGWEGRHFLSDSWHNHTNCPKCRSGIRQRLFIIALQNIEELSFGKIITDRKLLHFAPEEIITSVIREKSAQYVTADYFRQDCDLKVDMSYMPQIENEQFYTVIAFDVLEHVPDYQKALEEVHRVLCSKGIAIFTVPQKDNLEKTYEDSSIVSLEDRTKHFGQCDHLRIFGDDFSRIVESKGFSVTAVNESDFSEDIVNKHVLFPPTLSRHPLATNYRKVFFCRKTS, from the coding sequence GTGAAAATAACAAAAAATTTCTGCCAGTCAGTTTCACTGTCCATTCCAAAGAAAGTTCAGTGCAACATTTGCGGATGGGAAGGGCGTCACTTTTTGAGTGATTCGTGGCATAACCATACAAATTGTCCGAAATGTCGTTCTGGAATAAGGCAACGATTATTCATTATAGCTCTTCAAAATATTGAGGAACTGTCCTTTGGCAAAATAATTACTGACAGAAAACTCTTACACTTTGCTCCAGAAGAGATCATCACTTCAGTTATTCGAGAAAAATCTGCACAATATGTTACAGCAGATTATTTCCGACAAGATTGCGACCTCAAGGTGGATATGTCATATATGCCCCAAATAGAAAATGAACAATTCTATACCGTAATCGCTTTCGATGTCCTTGAACATGTGCCTGACTATCAAAAGGCACTTGAAGAAGTGCATAGGGTTTTGTGTTCAAAAGGCATTGCAATCTTTACTGTGCCACAAAAAGACAATCTTGAAAAAACATATGAGGATTCGTCCATAGTTTCATTAGAAGACAGGACAAAGCATTTTGGGCAATGCGATCATCTTAGGATATTTGGGGATGATTTTTCACGAATTGTTGAAAGCAAGGGTTTTTCTGTTACTGCTGTAAACGAATCCGATTTCTCAGAAGACATAGTAAACAAACATGTTTTGTTTCCGCCAACTCTTTCAAGGCATCCCTTGGCTACAAATTATCGAAAGGTTTTCTTTTGCCGAAAAACTTCATAA
- a CDS encoding efflux transporter outer membrane subunit — translation MPFRFLYVGILLLTSGCNLLTEYQRPTVETPAQWHEPAQSGSTTVDPQWWQAFSSSQLNRLMSEALAYNNDLAAARQRVEQARAQAKIAGAGLWPAASLSGDFTDSRNNKTDSQQTSGQIDIGYEVDLWGANRARRDAGTALMLSQIFARDALQLVVMADVGQAYFNLLAIQERRQIASDFLDTVNAILTIIEARQQAGAAYVLEVAQQRTAQANARASLDLLMQQQTLAENSLTILLGHPPQTVPLEAARFADLVVPGIAAEQPATLLQRRPDIGQLEMQLIAANADIAVARAAFYPKLQLSLGSILANPQPAGVAATLAAGLTQPLFQGGRLEGALSNALAANAELAETYRKTVLTAFKEVEDAAAIYNNSSRRLKALQTAAEQARLAYNISQERYRLGAIDYQALLNTQTSYLSTENSRVQARLDVLVAQVQLYKALGGGWSLSEQNTDLSDLAPGP, via the coding sequence ATGCCTTTCCGATTTCTATATGTTGGTATCTTGCTGTTGACGAGTGGCTGCAATTTACTGACGGAGTACCAGCGGCCGACGGTGGAAACCCCGGCGCAATGGCATGAGCCAGCGCAATCCGGCTCAACCACGGTCGATCCGCAATGGTGGCAAGCCTTTTCCAGCAGCCAACTCAACCGCTTGATGAGCGAGGCTTTGGCCTACAACAACGATCTGGCTGCCGCCAGGCAACGTGTCGAGCAGGCCCGCGCCCAAGCCAAGATCGCCGGCGCCGGACTGTGGCCGGCCGCCTCGTTGAGCGGCGATTTTACCGATAGCAGAAACAATAAAACCGACAGTCAACAAACCAGCGGTCAGATCGACATCGGCTACGAAGTGGATTTATGGGGCGCCAATCGCGCCAGACGCGATGCCGGCACCGCTCTGATGTTAAGTCAAATCTTCGCCCGCGACGCCTTGCAACTGGTGGTGATGGCAGATGTCGGCCAGGCTTATTTCAATCTTCTAGCCATTCAAGAACGCCGGCAAATCGCCAGCGACTTTCTGGACACGGTTAACGCGATTCTGACTATCATCGAAGCCCGGCAACAGGCCGGCGCGGCCTATGTGCTGGAAGTGGCGCAGCAGCGCACCGCACAAGCCAATGCCCGCGCCAGCCTGGATTTATTGATGCAACAACAGACTTTGGCGGAAAACAGCCTGACGATTTTACTGGGCCATCCGCCGCAAACGGTGCCACTGGAAGCTGCCCGCTTCGCCGATCTGGTCGTGCCCGGCATCGCCGCCGAGCAGCCGGCCACGCTGTTGCAACGCCGGCCGGACATTGGCCAGTTGGAAATGCAGCTGATCGCCGCCAACGCCGACATCGCCGTGGCCCGCGCCGCGTTTTATCCCAAACTACAGCTTAGTCTGGGCAGCATACTGGCCAACCCGCAACCGGCCGGCGTCGCGGCGACGCTGGCGGCCGGCCTGACCCAACCCTTGTTCCAAGGCGGGCGTTTGGAAGGCGCATTGAGTAATGCGCTGGCTGCGAACGCAGAATTGGCGGAAACCTATCGGAAAACCGTGCTGACGGCGTTTAAGGAAGTCGAAGACGCCGCCGCCATTTACAACAACTCCAGCCGCCGGCTGAAAGCGCTGCAGACCGCCGCCGAACAAGCCCGGCTGGCTTATAACATCTCCCAGGAACGCTATCGGCTGGGCGCCATCGACTATCAGGCTTTGTTGAACACGCAGACCAGCTATCTCAGCACCGAGAACAGCCGGGTGCAGGCCCGCTTGGATGTACTGGTCGCTCAGGTACAGTTGTATAAAGCCTTGGGGGGCGGTTGGTCGTTGAGTGAGCAGAATACCGATTTGTCGGACTTGGCGCCGGGGCCGTAG